From the genome of Segatella hominis, one region includes:
- a CDS encoding type II toxin-antitoxin system YafQ family toxin, whose amino-acid sequence MKYSIDFTNKFKKSLRKGVKRGLNPVLIEKAVEKLANEGKLPPSYKSHKLHGNFEGIWECHITPDWLMLWEQNDEKLTLLFLNNGTHSDLF is encoded by the coding sequence ATGAAATACTCTATTGACTTTACAAACAAATTTAAAAAGTCTCTTCGAAAAGGAGTAAAACGTGGTCTAAATCCAGTTCTCATTGAAAAAGCAGTAGAGAAATTAGCCAATGAGGGTAAACTACCACCATCATATAAATCACATAAACTTCATGGAAACTTTGAAGGTATATGGGAATGCCATATAACCCCTGATTGGTTGATGCTATGGGAACAAAACGACGAAAAACTAACGTTGCTGTTCCTCAACAATGGAACCCATAGCGATTTGTTTTGA
- a CDS encoding transposase — MNTGLDQYMDIFKDAVEDSAAKITKSFEKILIEVIILFMVIPRKINFTQMGRYGLHVEQTYRNAFGLKKSKCIDWLKLNVSLAKRFLGKQGRWAIAIDPSYISKAGKKTPHIGRFWSGCAQSVKHGLEIMGIGLIDIDAKDCMMLKAHQSLSNKELSLRNKTMVDFYISVIKRYRKELLKLSTLIVADAYFSTSTFVNGIKKEGFSLISRFRDNACLFYVYAGPRTGKRGRPKTKDGKIDMKNLDLTRMEKMEMKDIEGTAYTLIAYSKALRCKVRLVIWQMPNGKKKLFFSTDTSLSGEEVLLYYRTRFQIEFCFRDAKGYTGLMDCQARDKWKLDFAFNASFTSLNVAKVTMKEMGMEYSMSSFKSLMTNIYLVKRIFKASGYTPNRTLISKIFKDLSCLQRIAA, encoded by the coding sequence ATGAATACAGGACTTGACCAATATATGGATATCTTTAAAGATGCAGTTGAAGATTCAGCTGCAAAGATAACAAAAAGTTTCGAGAAAATACTCATCGAGGTGATAATTTTGTTCATGGTAATACCAAGAAAGATAAATTTCACCCAAATGGGGAGGTATGGCTTGCATGTTGAGCAAACCTATCGCAACGCATTCGGCTTGAAAAAGTCGAAGTGCATTGATTGGCTCAAACTTAATGTCTCACTTGCCAAGCGCTTCTTGGGTAAACAGGGAAGATGGGCTATTGCCATTGATCCCAGCTACATCAGTAAAGCTGGCAAGAAAACACCACATATCGGTCGTTTTTGGTCAGGATGTGCTCAGTCTGTTAAACATGGTCTCGAAATCATGGGTATTGGCCTCATTGATATTGATGCCAAAGACTGCATGATGTTAAAAGCACACCAGTCGCTAAGTAATAAAGAACTGAGTCTTAGAAACAAGACTATGGTAGATTTCTATATCAGCGTCATTAAGCGTTACCGCAAGGAACTTCTTAAACTCTCAACCCTCATAGTTGCAGATGCTTACTTCTCTACAAGTACATTTGTTAATGGGATAAAGAAAGAAGGGTTCTCTTTGATAAGCCGCTTTCGTGACAATGCTTGTCTCTTTTATGTCTATGCTGGTCCACGTACTGGAAAACGTGGTCGCCCCAAGACCAAGGATGGCAAGATTGATATGAAGAATCTTGACCTCACTCGAATGGAGAAGATGGAGATGAAAGATATAGAAGGAACAGCTTATACTTTGATAGCCTATTCCAAGGCACTCAGGTGTAAAGTTAGACTTGTCATCTGGCAGATGCCGAATGGCAAGAAGAAACTATTCTTCTCTACAGACACCTCACTTTCGGGTGAAGAAGTACTTCTTTATTATAGAACCAGGTTCCAGATCGAATTTTGCTTTCGTGACGCCAAAGGCTATACTGGTCTTATGGACTGCCAGGCTCGCGATAAGTGGAAACTCGATTTTGCTTTCAATGCTTCGTTCACATCACTAAATGTTGCCAAGGTAACTATGAAGGAGATGGGAATGGAATATTCTATGTCTTCATTCAAGTCACTGATGACCAACATTTATCTGGTGAAACGAATTTTTAAAGCAAGCGGGTACACCCCGAACCGAACTTTAATTAGCAAGATTTTCAAAGATCTCTCGTGCTTACAGCGTATAGCTGCTTAG
- a CDS encoding IS3 family transposase translates to MWTQTVKELRAEDKNYSVSGLCKLFGFTRQAYYQHEDNMLAALAEESFVIEYVKSIRKQDPGIGGRKLWLMYCKEFGEENAMGHCRFEDIISRYKLGVRSSNRKPRTTDSRHGLPTYPNKIKELIPSSPNEVWVSDITYQKIWDDAEQGTYHFCYISLITDYYTKEIIGYSVGESLSTRFPLKALNMALMRMESYKDIITPIHHSDRGVQYASNEYIKLLREYGIIPSMTECGNPKDNAVAERVNNTLKNELFMGLSFTSLQEVEEALERAVHFYNELRPHGSIGMLTPKEAAKQKGSLKKNWTSYREKYIKSLSVQEK, encoded by the coding sequence ATCTGGACCCAAACAGTAAAGGAACTTCGTGCAGAGGACAAAAACTATAGTGTTTCTGGCCTCTGTAAACTGTTTGGGTTTACTCGTCAAGCGTATTATCAGCACGAAGACAATATGCTTGCAGCCTTGGCAGAGGAATCGTTTGTAATAGAGTATGTTAAGTCTATTAGAAAGCAAGATCCAGGTATCGGCGGTCGTAAACTCTGGCTGATGTATTGCAAGGAGTTTGGAGAAGAGAACGCCATGGGACATTGCCGTTTCGAGGATATAATATCAAGGTACAAGTTGGGAGTGCGTTCTTCCAACCGAAAACCTCGTACAACGGACTCTCGTCATGGGTTACCCACATACCCCAACAAGATAAAAGAACTGATACCATCATCACCCAATGAAGTTTGGGTGAGCGACATTACATATCAGAAGATTTGGGATGATGCCGAACAAGGCACTTATCATTTCTGCTACATTTCTTTGATTACGGATTATTACACAAAAGAAATCATTGGCTATTCTGTCGGTGAGTCACTCTCCACCAGGTTCCCTTTGAAAGCCCTAAACATGGCCTTAATGCGCATGGAAAGTTATAAGGATATTATTACACCAATCCATCATTCCGATAGAGGTGTACAATATGCTAGTAACGAATACATCAAATTACTAAGGGAATACGGTATCATACCTAGCATGACAGAATGTGGCAATCCGAAGGATAATGCTGTAGCAGAGCGTGTCAATAACACGTTGAAGAACGAGTTATTCATGGGGCTTTCTTTTACTTCTTTACAGGAAGTAGAAGAGGCTTTAGAAAGGGCAGTACACTTTTACAATGAGTTACGCCCTCATGGAAGTATCGGGATGCTAACACCAAAGGAAGCTGCGAAACAAAAGGGAAGTTTAAAGAAAAATTGGACAAGTTATAGGGAAAAGTACATAAAATCCTTGTCAGTTCAGGAAAAATGA
- a CDS encoding AAA family ATPase: MATLNNPFVVYGYKGAEYFCDRQKETEKMISTLHNERNITLVAPRRMGKTGLIHHVFHQMEEQYEGVKCFYLDIFATKNLEQMVQIMASEIIGKLDTVSQSALRKVQEFFSSWRPTLTIDELTGIPTFSLDLKPSEGKESLKRIFEYLKQSGKRCYIAIDEFQQILNYPEDGVEAMIRSYIQFLPNVYFVFSGSQQHMMQEMFLSANRPFFQSSLVLSLPCIEEQVYLEFANRLLSSQHRSIDESTFSYIYQQSDCVTWYVQAILHGIYEHGSSEITKSLVDEVVQELIDEQAMAYQNYCAWLTENQQLLLLAIAREGLVSSPLSQQFIRSHQLPATSSVKTALKALVDKQLVSKTPNGYLVSDRFFAKWICIQYA; this comes from the coding sequence ATGGCAACATTGAACAATCCTTTTGTTGTGTATGGTTATAAAGGAGCAGAGTATTTTTGCGACCGCCAGAAAGAAACCGAGAAGATGATTTCTACGCTGCATAATGAGCGTAACATCACGCTTGTCGCCCCTCGTCGTATGGGTAAGACGGGCTTGATACATCATGTTTTCCATCAGATGGAGGAGCAATATGAAGGGGTGAAATGTTTCTACCTCGATATTTTTGCCACCAAAAACCTGGAGCAAATGGTGCAAATCATGGCTTCTGAAATCATCGGAAAACTTGATACGGTTTCTCAATCGGCCCTTCGTAAAGTTCAGGAGTTCTTCAGTAGTTGGCGACCTACTTTGACGATAGATGAACTGACAGGAATTCCTACTTTTTCTTTAGATTTAAAGCCGAGTGAGGGTAAGGAGAGTTTGAAGCGAATATTTGAGTATTTGAAGCAGTCAGGTAAGCGCTGCTACATCGCCATAGATGAGTTTCAGCAGATATTAAACTATCCTGAGGATGGGGTAGAGGCAATGATTCGTTCTTATATCCAGTTTTTGCCGAATGTATATTTCGTATTTTCTGGCAGTCAGCAGCACATGATGCAGGAGATGTTTCTGTCTGCCAACCGTCCTTTCTTCCAGAGTTCTTTGGTGTTGTCTTTGCCTTGTATCGAAGAGCAGGTGTATTTGGAATTTGCCAATCGTCTTCTGTCCTCTCAGCACAGGTCAATAGATGAATCCACCTTTTCTTATATCTATCAGCAGTCGGATTGTGTAACGTGGTATGTGCAGGCAATATTGCATGGCATTTATGAGCATGGTTCTTCTGAGATTACGAAGTCATTGGTAGATGAGGTGGTTCAGGAGTTGATAGATGAACAGGCGATGGCTTATCAGAACTATTGTGCCTGGCTTACGGAGAATCAGCAGTTGCTTCTATTGGCAATAGCTCGAGAGGGACTGGTGAGTTCGCCTTTGAGCCAGCAGTTTATCAGATCCCATCAGCTTCCTGCTACGAGCAGCGTGAAAACTGCGTTGAAGGCATTGGTGGATAAGCAGTTGGTAAGCAAGACTCCTAATGGTTATTTAGTAAGCGACCGCTTCTTTGCGAAGTGGATTTGTATTCAGTATGCATGA